The Taeniopygia guttata chromosome 1A, bTaeGut7.mat, whole genome shotgun sequence DNA window ttctctgtggtgcccagtgacaggacccaagggtctgaagttgtgtcaggggacGTGTAGGCTTTATTAGAAAAAGTTTCTCCACACAGAGGGTGGTTGGGAACTTATCCAGGGAaatggtcacagccccaagccTGATGGAGTTCAAGATATTTTTGGGCAATACTCTCAGGCACTTGGCATGGCTCTTAgtttcctgtgctgggctgagaCTTGGACTGAATAATCCTTTTGGGTAtcttccaactcagcttattctgtgattctgtgatttgtacCCATCATTCCTTGTTCTATCACTAAAGTTCCCGATCAagggtccctctccagcttccccGTAAGCCACCTTCAGATGCTGGAAGGTTGCTATGAGGTCTCCACACAAAATTCTCTTCTCCAATCTTAACAGTCCTAGTTTTCTCAGACTGTCTTCTGaagcaaagggcaccagtccttTTATCAGTCTTGTGGCCTTCCTCTGGACTTATTCCAACAATTTTGTGTTCGTATGTTGGAGATACCAGAACTGCAGTACCCCAGTTGGAGTCTCACAAGAGCATAGCAGGAGAATCACCTCTGATCTACCAGCCATGCTGCTTTGGAAATTGCCCAAGATTTGATTGTTTTTTTGCGCTGCAGTACACATTGCCGGcttatgttgatttttttcatcaaCTATCACCCCCAAGTATTCCTCAGCAGGCTGTGGAAAAAGTTGTTAATTTATATATCCGAAGTCTACTCTACCAGGCCACACATATTGTCAGTTTATAAGTAGCCAAACTCAGTAATTGTTGTTATTCAGTAGTTTTTTTTGAGTAGCTCATTCTTCCAATTCTTTGTCAAGCCTATATCAACTTTTAACACCACAAGTGTCCTGTAATAACTTCATTACGTGAAgaggatttttgttgtttcaaaCTTGCCTTATTCAAATTTCATCTGATAGCTGGTTTTTCTTTCTAGAAAAGACAGTATGCAATCATACCCTTTTTAACTCCCTCATAATCTTGATGATTTTATAAactattaattaattaataatttcttattttttctagCCTGAAGAGCAATAAGATGCTTAATTTACAGTCATATTGAAACAGTTTCATACTTCTAATAATCCTTGTTGTCTTCTCTGTATCTTTCTGAttggagagggaggagagaaaactgaacaaaaagTATATACAGTGTTCAGGACAAGCTCATGGTGTGAAATTACAGAGAGGTGtaacaatattttctgttttgagaTTACTATTTCTTAGAACTATTTATTTACAGTTATCTACTCTTTGTAACTTGAAAATAGCATTCCTGAGTGAAAGGTTTTGTATGTTAAATTAGAGTTTATATATGTAGCTAGAGCTGaagttatttttacattttgtctttgtttctctAATAATAGGAATATGTTCTTCAGCTCTTCTCAGTTGTTCCTCATCCTTCTTGCCCTGAATAAATTTGTAATACTAGCAAACTTTATTATCTCACCACTCACCTTTCCACTTCATTTTCTACTATGTTTAAGAGCACAGATCTAGCACGCACGTTTATAGTTCTCTGCTAGTTCTCTCCTTCAACTGAGAAAGCAGACTGTATAAACTTATTTTGTCTCCAACTTTTCAGCAAATATCCATCTGTTCAAGGACTTTCCCTCCTACTCAATGGCAGCATAGTCTGTTTGACAGGAGCATTCTAAAAAGGGCaaggaacattttaaaaagccttttgcCATTCTAAGACAACTTTGGCAGCTGGATTGCTCTTTGTGTGGTTGCTGACTCCTCCAGTGAACTTTATGCAAAATTATAGATGTGGCTTTTCTTTACAAAAGCAATACTAATTCCCCTCAAACATATCATATTTTTTCCATATCTACTAATACTTTTCTTCTATTCTGCTTGTAATTGCCcagttcaaaagagaaaaaatagattAATTGATCCTCcttggaatttttattttttaaacagcaaCATATACATAAATTCCATTCATTGAGTAGCAAAGTAGTTTAAAAAATGGTTGCACGCTGTAGTAAAGACACTGGCATCTTCATACCTAAATTACTCTAAAGTTCTTAATTTCAGAAATGCTAAGTAATCTTTTATTCTTAACTTTGTAATGTTGTTCCATTAACTCTTTTGTTGAAACAGACACTTTGATGTCAGAACCTGTTTTTTAAGGGCTTCAGACATGATACCAAATTTCTCCACAGTTAACACAGGTACTAAAAGTAGATTCAGCTTTATCTTCTGTGGTAgataagggacaggcgaagcggaagaccacgggatgtgacggaaagatagacccctccccctctccttaccccacgttatctattaaccccagaagccccagaagcatgtagccacacctgccccggtaaatttccactcccgactaacccctgagaccccccaacccccctctgacgtagcaaagacccccaagactatttaaacccacgagatgagataataaacgctttcgatcgtccaccaaattggtgccagcgtcttTATCGATAGCCCGAGCGGCCTGGAGaggccaggccgccgtgctgccacctgaaccaggtcgcccgttgccctttataaaggcaacatactggtgccgaaacccgggaagaggaaaaagggaaaaattcccCCGGCAGTCGGGATACGCCTGGacgggagcagcggccggaacggtcagaccgtatctaggcgcagggagacgtcccaggacccgcgagcgtcataggcagcgtcgcatgggtcgtgaGTATGATTTGTGGGCAATGGAGTATCGaatttaagctcagggacttttatcttgctatagcaaggccgcttgagcttggggcaaccgaatgctcagtggatgccatgcatccgggaatatgggaacagtgtacagccacgctggccggggaaacaaaatcctcaggcagtggcgaGAGCCCTAAGGCACAGGGCGAAGTAGAAAAAGCTCCACGCAAGGCAATAGGAAAGCaggagacgcggagtgcagcACGTATGcgtttattagttagacccgggctcgggaCGGGGGCggaagcgcagaccgtccctgaagACAGTCCGCCCGGGAACGGAGACCCGGGGGGGCTCGGCGCGACACCCccttccccagatcagagcccaaaCCTCGCCGCGGAAGCCCCCCGAAGAACCCCCGCCgcgaaaaacccccaaaaaacccccgcCGCAAAAAAACCCCGAGAAACCGCAGCTTCCCgatccgtcccgccgccgccgccggtcagagATCCGTTGTCAGAAGCGCAGCGGCGCGCGGAGCGCttttggcaggagctggcaggagaagccagaaTCGCAGAAGCCGCAGCTCAGGCAGAGACGCTAACTGTGCGGCCACGTTGCCGCTTTAAAAATGGCACCGGCCGCCGTAgaggggggcggggcccgggtaatctcggcgcgaaaactcggacaccgcgcgatttcaggggcgcgcgtgcgcgggagaaaggggcggagagcggcacggagcgcggagccaatcagcggccacgccaggcgccgccaccatataagggagaaaccaccccccgcggggggcgcggcgagccgggggggcgggagcggcccctcccccgcggggaggagcgagctcggggccggacaaaacggcgcggagccccggaagtacactggcatttgacttccggTGCGGAGCCTGGCGACAGCTCTGCCGGCTCGGAGAAGCCGGCGGGGGCCGGCCGGGActccaaaacaaaagaaacggaaccagcacagtttaaaacaaaaccgaatagagttctaagccgcactgaaaagcggtcacaatatGAACCAACCCAGTtttaccagctggggaaaaacaCCCCTTGGAGCTGCGGGAGGAAAGAGCATCTCGCCAAGGAATGCAGGTCCCAGCCCCCGGAAACACGagacgggggggggggggggggggggtgcgGGCCgaacccagcctcctcccaccgcaagcagcgcctgtgccgcagggtcagcaggagacgccccgatacgggacccctgGGTAACCCTAGCCATGAAAGTGGGAGAGAGCCCCTGGGGGTGTGGgagacgtgctgcctctgtggcagtcgggacccccacgtggtgagactatgagagccactgctgcacaccactgctaccaatcaaacctgaccctcaaaacaaaactaatgagaagctgtgagtcttgtttgcaggacacgcttgtgaaccatccccgtgacacatacacccctgctccagaaggagatgacagaccaccaagccaccagacaaaacctgagcgtcccacggcggtgagacccaaccatgcacagtgtctttatgcaattttgctgtttagaggcttgtggccggggggcaagctggcccaggccactaccctcatcagctatttaggtGGGTCGTGCAACATCTATCAAGTGACAAGGTGCTCAAAGAAGTCACCAcaataaataccccatccttcgtgttccacatagccaacctgtttaaaagctaccttactaaccctaaatgaaaccaaatcgaacctgactaacccctattagttttgctatgatgttaatcccccttttctacgaaagcattgctttagacacccccttcagttactccacagccaataCCCCCCACCAGTGCGAGTGGGACACTTCCCACAGAGgaccaataagtgggtggtcccatccgcaTCTAAGACATAGGTTTGCCAAAGACCCAGagtgaatccttatatgttccttgccaaatttaataactctatcaatttctgtgcCCAAGTTCTAACTGTTCTAGGGTCCTatatcactcagacgaagagatataccaccttctcgaagaacctaacagactccacaaaagagaaattgaccatcgcaatgctgctcggcctgggagcagctagcacagccacaggtgtctcagccatcgcaacccaacagcacagactctctcagctgcaaatgaccatcgacgaggacctaCAGAGGATCGAGAAGTCCATCTCCTatttagagaaatcagtctcttcgctttcagaagtggtcttacaaaataggcggggactggaccttttgttcatgcagcagggaggactgtgtgcagccttgaaagaggaatgctgcttttatgcagatcatacgggagtcgttaaagactccatggcagaactccgagacagactggctcagagaaagaaagacagggagacccagcagagctggtttgaatcctggttcaatcaatcaccttggctcaccactttaatttccgccctggtaggtctactggcaatactgcttttagctattaccataggaccatgcctgctgaacaaactagtctcgtttgttcaggcccgtctggaaagggcaaacattctgttcataggccaccaacaaatgctgtaaaccaaaaactgcaaacacggtcagtagctaaagccttcaacacctgccttgaaaaaattacccagatttaccaaaccaccctttccttaacaagttgcacgtttgtacctcactccagtgcctatatctacgactacctcattttgtatgtgataaggaggggggagatgtggtagataaGGGACAGGTGaagcggaagaccacgggatgtgacggaaagatagacccctccccctctccttaccccacgttatctattaaccccagaagccccagaagcatgtagccacacctgccccggtaaatttccactcccgactaacccctgagaccccccaacccccctctgacgtagcaaagacccccaagactatttaaacccacgagatgagataataaacgctttcgatcgtccaccaaattggtgccagcgtcttTATCGATAGCCCGAGCGGCCTGGAGAagccaggccgccgtgctgccacctgaaccaggtcgcccgttgccctttataaaggcaacaatcttccctattttttttcGCATACCCTGATTAACTAATATCTCTACAAACTCTTATTTACTTCTTGCAAGCTTCTTGTTCTTTATATgtgtaaaaaatatctttatatcTTTTGCAAGTTTGTCTTTCAAAATATAATAAAGAATAATTCATAGTTTTGAATATGAAGTTAGAAGTTTCTTCATTCTACTGTAGTTCTCTTTTATCAAAGTCAATGGGACTGTTTTTCTGTCAGTGATTTTGAAATTAGGTAAATTATGGCCACTCATGCTAACCTTCCTGTGTTGATTGCAAAACAAGATTAAGCAGTTAAAGTCTGCTATCTTTCTGCTTACAATAACATTTCTATTAcaaccttttattttaatataggGGGAGATTAAATGAACTGATACACCTAGTAAAGAGCATGCTCATAGTAATGCAGTAGTGAGAGATCATGGTACAAAGACTATTATGACAGCATACTGGAATTTAAAATTGTTCTTGGTCATTCCAAAGATAGAGAGTGACAGTTGCCAAAAACTAGTATGACTCTGTGCAAGTGACCTTCACATCATCTCCGGCCAGTGGCAGTGGGACAATGTCCCATGCATATTGCTGAGCTGAGGACCATCGTCAGCATCAGTTTTCAATTCTCTGGCCCAAGGAGGAACAGATGATTGCTCCCAGAGCATCCACGTGGATATTGCCTCACATGACAGCACATTCAGCGCTTTCCCAGAACTCCACTCGGTTCTGACACCTTTCTCTGATATACATTTTCTTGGCACACTGTCCTGGGGCAGTCAGGTCACTGTGGTGGTGAAGAGCAGTGACAGGCAGAGGCCCTGTACAGAGCTGCTTGCTGATGGGGTGGGTTGCACATGGTACAGAAAATATGGCTACTAAAGAGATATAAAGAACAGCATGTTAGGGCCGCAGCTGTTGTATTGGACCTTTCATAAGCATAGCCAACCTGCAGCCCAGATGTCAAGACAATCCTCCAGCCTAGAATAATCTGTATGTGGCCTCTCACCCCCACAGATGGGACAATGAATGACCCCCACAGATTAAACTGTGTGAAAAAGCCCAAAATATTAAACCAAGTAGAGCAGGGAACACTGACTATTAAGAGGAAATTTGGATTACACTGGCAAAACTAAAGTTACATGGGTCAGAGATGGCCATTCTCTTTTATTCAGAAAGGTTAAATAAAACTAAGAGATGCTACAGTATGACTAGTACCTGACAGGATGCTAAATTTTACTCACCTTATAGGTAAGCCAGAATTGGGATACAGATGTTTGGCTGATATGATAGCATTCAATGTTCAGTGCTACAGTGTCACTCTGCATTTAGGAGGTCTGCCGAAGAGAAGTTTATAATTTAGTCAGTCATGGAGCATGTTTAACATTTAGTTTACAATTTGAAGTATTGCAGCCAGATCTGCAACAGCGGGCTCTCAATGACTCATTCTTGTGGCTGTTACCTGCATCATTTGCAGTCTCAATCAGCTGGTAATGCTTCTCCTGTAAGATTataaaataattgcaaataGCTCAGATTAGGAGGTGTAAATGTCACTTAAAGCTCATTTCTGTTTCATGTTCTATCCAGCATTCTCTGTAGGCAGCAGATGAGGATCTACAGAAAAACAGGATCCTAGAAACAAACAATAATAACAAGACCTAATCAGAGTCTAATAATCTTTTTGAATTGCACTTATGTTGGAAGGTAATCACTGATATTCACACGAAGCTGAATAAGTAGCATTTCATATGGACTTCATAggtacagaaagaaaataaagaatttgaTTTCCTAAAGAGCATCAggaacaaaatgaagaaaacacagtTCTGAAGTTTTAGCACTCCATTATGTCATAAGGTCTGGTGCAGTCTTAAGCAAATTTTGTGTCAGTTCTTTACAAATGCTGTGTTTGAATGCATTTTTCGTTGCAATATTACAGCAATGGGGTGTCCACTGGGTCAACAGTATAGAGACAAGCCTATAAAAAAAACCAGACATCTAGGTATCTTAGCTGGTAGAAACTTCTGTAAGGGAGTTATAAGCATCACGCTGAAGAGGTGCCATGTGAGGGATTATCAGGATAAGTTCCACAACAAAGGATCCTGTGAGACACCACCAATGTAAGGAGTTGCCGCCCTATGTCTCTTGCTCCAGTGGCAGCAAGGTTCGCCatccacagcagagctgctatTGCCACTGCCTCCATATGTCAGCGTGTGCCTTGAGAGGACTTTCAACACACACCTTCAGTTAGACACCTGCACCTGGGGGTATTTCACTACAGTCTTACAGTGTCTCACCTCTTGtggttttaaaatacagtaataataCCTGCTTCGCCAGGGAGAGCAAAAATAAACTTCCAGTTTATGTGAGGTACTTGAAGAAAAGACATTGTTTAGTAAGAattacctttttatttatttatcaaagaTGACAGTCACTATTAAGATTTCTTCACAAAACTGAGATACCTGAATAAAGTTAGACATTAATAGCAGAAAATACAACACTAATTCCAGATGTAGAAGACCagaatttttcataaaataagtacagaaagaaaataacatttcaacAAACCTctgcgctttttttttttaatatacatacA harbors:
- the LOC105758560 gene encoding uncharacterized protein, whose amino-acid sequence is MICGQWSIEFKLRDFYLAIARPLELGATECSVDAMHPGIWEQCTATLAGETKSSGSGESPKAQGEVEKAPRKAIGKQETRSAARMRLLVRPGLGTGAEAQTVPEDSPPGNGDPGGLGATPPSPDQSPNLAAEAPRRTPAAKNPQKTPAAKKPRETAASRSVPPPPPVRDPLSEAQRRAERFWQELAGEARIAEAAAQAETLTVRPRCRFKNGTGRRRGGRGPGNLGAKTRTPRDFRGAPCYVNAGILLNSVCLNHEAFFFMACSGDWQENEHCL